The Serpentinimonas maccroryi genome has a segment encoding these proteins:
- the dusA gene encoding tRNA dihydrouridine(20/20a) synthase DusA produces MPAPQADQGQAAQPSPSGGYSPWRVCVAPMLDWSDRHCRYLHRLLTRHTRLYTEMVTTGALLHGDVARHLRFDAAEHPLALQLGGSEPDELARCARLGQEWGYDEINLNCGCPSPRVQRGAFGACLMSEPQRVADCVRAMRAAVDVPVTVKHRIGIDEEQSYGFVRDFVGTVSESGCTVFIVHARNAWLQGLSPKENREVPPLRYEWVHQLKRDFPALTLVLNGGLQSAAQMAEQLQHVDGVMVGRSAYHQPWLLHDWDAQFFGHSHPAPSRDAVEAAMLDYMERQAALEGTPWYAVARHLLGLRHGQPGARRWRQVWSDHRLKHQPARHVWQLAQQALHAGVGEQGAGPEPALSGCAPTSAPDPALTPAPAYSTAT; encoded by the coding sequence ATGCCCGCACCCCAAGCCGATCAAGGCCAAGCCGCCCAACCCAGTCCTTCTGGCGGTTACAGCCCTTGGCGGGTGTGCGTGGCCCCGATGCTCGACTGGAGCGACCGTCACTGCCGCTACCTGCACCGCCTGCTCACGCGCCACACCCGGCTCTATACCGAGATGGTGACCACCGGCGCCTTGCTGCACGGCGATGTGGCGCGGCACTTGCGCTTCGATGCCGCCGAGCACCCGCTGGCCTTGCAGCTCGGGGGCAGCGAGCCCGACGAGCTGGCCCGGTGTGCGCGTTTGGGGCAGGAGTGGGGCTACGACGAGATCAACCTCAACTGCGGTTGCCCGAGCCCGCGGGTGCAGCGCGGCGCCTTTGGCGCTTGCCTGATGAGCGAGCCGCAGCGCGTGGCCGACTGTGTGCGCGCCATGCGCGCGGCTGTCGATGTGCCGGTGACGGTCAAGCACCGCATCGGCATCGACGAGGAGCAGAGCTATGGCTTTGTGCGCGATTTCGTGGGCACGGTGTCCGAATCGGGCTGCACGGTGTTCATCGTACATGCGCGCAACGCCTGGTTGCAGGGCCTGAGCCCCAAAGAAAACCGCGAAGTGCCGCCGCTGCGCTACGAGTGGGTACACCAGCTCAAGCGCGATTTTCCGGCCCTCACGCTGGTGCTCAATGGCGGCTTGCAAAGCGCGGCGCAGATGGCCGAGCAGCTGCAACACGTGGACGGCGTGATGGTGGGGCGCAGTGCCTACCACCAGCCGTGGCTGCTGCACGATTGGGACGCGCAGTTCTTTGGCCACAGCCACCCGGCGCCCAGCCGCGACGCGGTTGAGGCCGCCATGCTCGATTACATGGAGCGCCAAGCCGCACTCGAGGGCACGCCTTGGTACGCGGTGGCGCGCCACCTGCTGGGCCTGCGCCACGGCCAGCCGGGGGCGCGGCGCTGGCGCCAAGTCTGGAGCGACCACCGGCTCAAACACCAGCCCGCGCGCCACGTGTGGCAACTGGCGCAGCAGGCTTTGCACGCGGGTGTGGGTGAGCAGGGCGCGGGCCCCGAGCCGGCCTTGTCTGGGTGCGCGCCGACCTCTGCCCCCGATCCCGCTCTCACCCCCGCTCCCGCCTACAGCACTGCCACCTAG
- a CDS encoding ribbon-helix-helix domain-containing protein translates to MSQTTTMTVRLNPALSAFVATNVQQDGAYENVSEYVRDLIRRDMERKEQQAFDRLKAELAQAFAAPESAYRPLTAADVITRNAAGA, encoded by the coding sequence ATGTCACAAACCACCACCATGACCGTGCGCCTGAACCCCGCGCTCAGCGCGTTTGTAGCCACCAACGTGCAGCAAGACGGCGCCTACGAGAACGTGAGCGAGTACGTGCGCGATCTGATCCGGCGCGACATGGAGCGCAAGGAACAACAGGCCTTTGACCGGCTGAAGGCGGAGTTGGCGCAGGCCTTTGCTGCACCCGAGTCGGCCTACCGCCCTTTGACGGCAGCGGATGTGATCACGCGCAATGCTGCAGGTGCCTGA
- a CDS encoding type II toxin-antitoxin system RelE/ParE family toxin, which translates to MPTVRVQEAASWRLDEIYRYTRERWGQAQADRYICGLFEAFERIETHGVASRPVPAAFGVEGFFFRHERHFVYWRRLSNGDIGIVTILHERMHQIGRFKEDFYGQF; encoded by the coding sequence ATGCCCACCGTGCGCGTTCAAGAGGCTGCGTCTTGGCGGCTGGACGAGATCTACCGTTACACGCGTGAGCGCTGGGGCCAAGCGCAAGCCGACCGCTACATCTGCGGGCTGTTCGAGGCGTTTGAACGCATCGAGACGCACGGGGTGGCCTCTAGACCAGTGCCGGCTGCATTCGGGGTTGAAGGTTTCTTCTTCCGCCACGAACGGCACTTCGTGTATTGGCGGCGCTTATCCAACGGTGACATCGGCATCGTAACCATCCTGCACGAGCGCATGCATCAAATCGGCCGCTTCAAGGAAGACTTTTACGGCCAATTTTGA
- a CDS encoding TA system antitoxin ParD family protein: MSVSIRIDPALYESAKVRAKAEMRSVPQQVAYWAKVGRAALDNPYLPIEFVRDTLQALEEESEPFVLPEA, encoded by the coding sequence ATGAGTGTTTCGATTCGAATCGACCCTGCTTTGTACGAAAGCGCCAAGGTGCGCGCCAAGGCCGAAATGCGCTCGGTTCCGCAGCAAGTGGCTTATTGGGCCAAGGTGGGGCGGGCAGCGCTTGACAACCCATACTTGCCCATTGAGTTTGTGCGCGACACCCTGCAGGCGCTCGAAGAGGAATCAGAGCCCTTCGTCTTGCCTGAAGCATGA
- a CDS encoding Ppx/GppA phosphatase family protein — protein MDNGTLLAAVDLGSNSFRLEVGRYDSGHVARVDYIKEPVRLGAGLDEYKNLSLAAMERGWECLARFGERLQGFKKTQVRAVATQTLREARNRDDFMRKAQAVLGFAIDVISGHEEARLIYQGASHLLPQSDERRLVIDIGGRSTEIILGLGYEPLRLESYRLGSVSWTQRYFARGQFTTPMLRTAVIAAKAVLDEALDTFPAAEWKLAYGSSGSAGAVCEILALNGFEPDVITRPGLDWLTERLLRAGNVSDLRLEGLRDDRRPVLCGGLSVLHTLFELFDLQVLHRSYGALRQGALFDLIDRESDQTDIRERTVRWLGARYAVDQAQAERVAALAVRLFAQVADEDPLNGRYSRKLDWAARLHEIGTHISHEQSYRHGAYILDHVDAPGFSLPELHRMSRLVLGQRGKLRKIEPELQEELFAKQLLCLRLAVLLCHARKDPDTAALRLGYKANRFKFSSVPGWSKRYPQSAWLLEEEALAWQKTHWALDLDLR, from the coding sequence ATGGACAACGGAACCCTTTTAGCGGCAGTGGATTTGGGCTCGAACAGCTTCAGGCTCGAGGTCGGCCGCTACGACTCGGGGCATGTGGCCCGGGTCGATTACATCAAGGAACCGGTGCGCTTGGGGGCCGGGCTCGACGAGTACAAAAACCTGAGCTTGGCCGCCATGGAGCGCGGCTGGGAGTGCTTGGCGCGCTTTGGCGAGCGCCTGCAAGGCTTCAAGAAAACCCAAGTGCGCGCCGTGGCCACCCAAACCCTGCGCGAGGCCCGCAACCGCGACGACTTCATGCGCAAGGCGCAGGCGGTGCTGGGTTTTGCGATCGACGTGATTTCTGGCCACGAGGAGGCGCGGCTGATCTATCAGGGCGCCTCGCACCTGCTGCCGCAGTCGGACGAGCGGCGCTTGGTGATCGACATCGGTGGGCGCTCGACCGAAATCATCTTGGGCCTGGGCTACGAGCCGCTGCGACTGGAATCCTACCGTTTGGGTTCGGTGTCGTGGACGCAGCGCTATTTTGCCCGCGGCCAGTTCACCACGCCCATGCTGCGCACTGCCGTGATCGCGGCCAAGGCGGTGCTCGACGAGGCCCTAGACACCTTTCCCGCTGCCGAATGGAAGCTGGCTTATGGCTCATCGGGCAGCGCCGGCGCGGTGTGCGAAATACTGGCGCTCAACGGTTTTGAGCCCGATGTGATCACCCGCCCCGGCTTGGACTGGCTCACCGAGCGCCTGCTGCGCGCCGGCAACGTGAGCGATCTGCGCCTTGAGGGCCTGCGCGACGACCGGCGCCCGGTGCTGTGCGGCGGCTTGAGCGTGCTGCACACACTGTTTGAGCTCTTTGATCTGCAGGTGCTGCACCGCTCCTACGGGGCATTGCGCCAAGGCGCGCTGTTTGACCTAATCGACCGCGAGAGCGACCAGACCGACATCCGCGAGCGCACGGTGCGCTGGCTGGGGGCGCGCTACGCGGTGGATCAGGCCCAGGCCGAGCGCGTGGCCGCTTTGGCGGTGCGGCTGTTTGCGCAAGTGGCCGACGAAGACCCGCTCAACGGCCGCTACTCGCGCAAGCTCGACTGGGCGGCGCGCCTGCACGAGATCGGCACCCACATCTCGCACGAACAATCCTACCGCCACGGGGCCTACATCCTCGACCACGTGGACGCGCCGGGCTTTTCGCTGCCCGAGCTGCACCGCATGAGCCGCTTGGTGCTGGGCCAGCGCGGCAAGCTGCGCAAGATCGAACCCGAGCTGCAAGAAGAGCTGTTTGCCAAGCAGCTGTTGTGTCTGCGGCTGGCGGTGCTGCTGTGCCACGCCCGCAAAGACCCCGATACCGCCGCCCTGCGGCTGGGCTACAAAGCCAACCGCTTTAAGTTCAGCTCGGTGCCGGGTTGGTCCAAGCGCTATCCGCAATCGGCTTGGCTGCTGGAGGAAGAAGCGCTGGCCTGGCAAAAAACGCACTGGGCGCTGGACTTGGATTTGCGCTAA
- a CDS encoding SixA phosphatase family protein: MDLILWRHAEAEDLEETEEGCGADLSRRLTPKGERQALRMAAWLDRQLPEGVRVYCSPAVRTEQTVIALGRKYKARDELRPDGSVDELLQLVQWPDARQPALVVGHQPTLGRTVARLLDWREEDCSIRKGSVWWLRQRERDGRPQTVIVTVQTPELL; this comes from the coding sequence ATGGACTTGATCCTCTGGCGCCACGCCGAAGCCGAAGATTTGGAAGAGACCGAAGAGGGTTGCGGCGCCGACCTCTCGCGGCGCCTCACGCCCAAGGGCGAGCGCCAGGCGCTGCGCATGGCGGCTTGGCTCGACCGCCAGCTGCCCGAAGGGGTGCGCGTGTATTGCAGCCCCGCCGTGCGCACCGAACAGACCGTGATCGCGCTCGGGCGCAAATACAAGGCCCGCGACGAACTGCGCCCCGATGGCTCGGTCGACGAGCTGCTGCAACTGGTGCAGTGGCCTGACGCGCGTCAGCCTGCCTTGGTCGTTGGCCACCAGCCCACCTTGGGCCGCACCGTGGCCCGGCTGCTCGATTGGCGCGAGGAAGACTGCTCGATCCGCAAGGGCTCGGTCTGGTGGCTGCGCCAGCGCGAGCGCGACGGCCGCCCACAAACCGTGATCGTGACCGTGCAAACGCCCGAACTGCTTTGA
- the ppk1 gene encoding polyphosphate kinase 1 produces MSTTPPPKHGFLDRDQSILAFNERVLDLARRPAVPMLERLRYLTIVSSNLDEFFEVRFAPQLAAFMANEQRGVITAQSFREVAAKVHALVDLQYLILNEELLPILEKRGVKIVAHSERTPVQRRWVREYFATEVQPLLLPVGLDPSHPFPQVANKSLNFIVRLAGRDAFGRENEVAIVKVPRSLPRYLRIPGMRMSKTACFISISSLIRSHLGDLFPGRTVTEFSQFRVTRHSDLAVDEEEVKNLRTAMRLGLQHRHYGQALRLEVSAGCSEFLSDFLLQQFNLPPECLFRVSGPVNLVRMTQLIDLLELPALRFEPYLPGWPSQLVPGQSFFERLKKGDVLIHQPYESFDAVLAFLREAVEDPQVLAIKQTIYRTGSKGEMAELLREAVRRGKEVTAVVELKARFDEEANINQAERLESVGAQVVYGIVGLKTHAKMLLITRREEGRLVRYAHLSTGNYNPGTARLYTDFSYLTADEALTSDLDHVFLHLASQSRLPKLHKVLAAPFYLHKGMLERIEACVAAAKQGLEARIILKTNALTDEPLARALAHASQAGVQIDAIVRGACILPAGVPGYTDNVRIRSVIGRLLEHSRVFYFRYGEHEELWLSSADWMNRNMLRRVELAWPVTDPALRQRVMEEGIHQYLHDSRDAWLLQPDGSYARAGMHQGRGRNPLHSAQTNLMTRHGSKG; encoded by the coding sequence ATGAGCACCACACCGCCCCCTAAGCACGGTTTTTTAGACCGCGACCAAAGCATACTTGCCTTCAACGAACGCGTGCTCGACTTGGCCCGCCGGCCGGCCGTGCCCATGTTGGAGCGGCTGCGCTACCTGACCATCGTTTCGTCCAACCTCGATGAGTTTTTTGAGGTGCGTTTTGCGCCGCAGCTGGCGGCTTTCATGGCCAACGAGCAGCGCGGCGTCATCACGGCCCAGAGCTTTCGCGAAGTGGCGGCAAAGGTTCATGCCTTGGTGGATTTGCAATACCTGATCCTCAACGAGGAGCTGTTGCCGATCTTGGAAAAACGCGGCGTCAAAATCGTGGCGCACAGCGAGCGCACGCCGGTGCAGCGGCGCTGGGTGAGGGAATACTTCGCCACCGAGGTGCAGCCACTGCTGCTGCCGGTGGGGCTCGACCCCTCGCACCCTTTCCCGCAGGTGGCCAACAAGTCGCTCAATTTCATCGTGCGGCTGGCTGGGCGCGACGCCTTCGGGCGCGAAAACGAAGTGGCCATCGTCAAGGTGCCGCGTTCGCTGCCGCGCTATCTGCGCATCCCCGGCATGCGCATGAGCAAAACCGCTTGCTTCATCTCGATTTCGAGCCTGATCCGCTCGCATCTGGGCGACCTGTTCCCGGGCCGCACGGTGACCGAGTTCTCGCAGTTTCGCGTCACGCGCCACTCCGATCTGGCGGTCGATGAAGAAGAGGTCAAAAACCTGCGCACGGCCATGCGCCTTGGGCTGCAGCACCGCCACTACGGCCAGGCGCTGCGGCTCGAAGTCTCGGCCGGCTGCTCCGAATTTTTGTCTGATTTTCTGCTGCAGCAGTTCAACTTGCCACCCGAGTGCCTGTTTCGCGTCAGCGGGCCGGTGAATCTGGTGCGCATGACGCAGCTGATCGACCTGCTCGAGTTGCCCGCGCTGCGCTTCGAGCCCTACTTGCCCGGCTGGCCCTCGCAACTGGTGCCAGGGCAGTCGTTTTTTGAGCGCCTGAAAAAGGGCGACGTGCTCATCCACCAGCCCTACGAGAGCTTCGACGCCGTGCTGGCGTTTTTGCGCGAGGCGGTCGAAGACCCGCAGGTGCTGGCGATCAAACAGACCATCTACCGCACCGGCAGCAAGGGCGAGATGGCCGAGCTGCTGCGCGAAGCGGTGCGCCGCGGCAAAGAGGTCACGGCGGTGGTCGAACTCAAGGCGCGCTTCGACGAAGAGGCCAACATCAACCAGGCCGAGCGGCTCGAGTCGGTCGGGGCGCAGGTGGTGTATGGCATCGTCGGGCTCAAAACGCACGCCAAGATGCTGCTCATCACGCGGCGCGAAGAGGGGCGGCTGGTGCGCTACGCCCATCTGTCCACCGGCAATTACAACCCCGGCACGGCGCGGCTGTACACCGATTTCAGCTACCTCACGGCCGACGAGGCCCTGACCAGCGACCTCGACCACGTGTTTTTGCATCTGGCCAGCCAGAGCCGTCTGCCCAAGCTGCACAAGGTGCTGGCGGCGCCGTTTTACCTGCACAAAGGCATGCTCGAGCGCATCGAGGCCTGTGTGGCGGCCGCCAAACAAGGGTTAGAGGCGCGCATCATTCTCAAAACCAACGCCCTCACCGACGAGCCGCTGGCGCGCGCGCTGGCGCACGCTTCGCAGGCCGGGGTGCAGATCGACGCCATCGTGCGTGGGGCCTGCATTTTGCCGGCTGGGGTGCCGGGCTACACCGACAACGTGCGCATCCGCTCCGTCATCGGCCGCCTGCTCGAGCACTCGCGCGTGTTTTATTTCCGCTACGGCGAGCACGAGGAGCTGTGGCTCTCGAGCGCCGACTGGATGAACCGCAACATGCTGCGCCGCGTTGAGCTGGCGTGGCCGGTGACCGACCCGGCGCTGCGCCAGCGCGTGATGGAAGAGGGCATCCACCAGTACCTGCACGACAGCCGCGACGCCTGGCTGCTGCAACCCGACGGCAGCTACGCGCGCGCCGGGATGCACCAAGGGCGCGGCCGCAACCCGCTGCACTCGGCCCAGACCAACCTCATGACCCGCCACGGGAGCAAAGGATGA
- the glmM gene encoding phosphoglucosamine mutase produces MSSRQYFGTDGIRGTVGQPPITPDFVLRLAHAVGRVLKRNQSHPKVLIGKDTRISGYMLESALESGFNSAGVDVVLLGPLPTPAVAYLTRAQRASLGVVISASHNPFADNGIKFFSAQGSKLSDEWELEVEAALSQPPHWAASAQLGRTQRLNDAAGRYIEFCKSTFGTDLTLRGLKIVVDAAHGAAYHIAPKVFHELGAEVIEIGCQPDGFNINHEVGATHPQALVAAVAQHRADLGIALDGDADRLLLVDAQGRLYNGDELLYLLADDRLGRDEVVPGVVGTLMTNMAVELALQAKGVPLRRAAVGDRYVLEELQRQRWQLGGEGSGHLLILDKQTTGDGIVAALQVLQVCVRSGQSLAQLLQGLTLFPQTLLNVRLQPGQDWQTHAALARTLAQAEAALQGRGRVLIRASGTEPLLRVMVEAREAALAQGWAERLVASLAESA; encoded by the coding sequence ATGAGCAGCAGACAGTACTTTGGCACCGACGGCATTCGCGGCACGGTCGGCCAGCCGCCCATCACCCCCGACTTTGTGTTGCGGCTGGCCCATGCCGTGGGGCGCGTGCTCAAGCGCAACCAGTCGCACCCCAAGGTGCTGATCGGCAAAGACACGCGCATCTCGGGCTACATGCTCGAGTCGGCGCTGGAGTCGGGGTTCAACTCGGCCGGGGTCGATGTGGTGTTGCTCGGGCCCTTGCCTACCCCGGCGGTGGCCTACCTCACGCGGGCGCAGCGCGCCAGCCTCGGCGTGGTGATTTCGGCCAGCCACAACCCCTTTGCCGACAACGGCATCAAGTTTTTTAGCGCCCAAGGCAGCAAGCTCAGCGACGAGTGGGAGCTCGAGGTCGAGGCCGCGCTCAGCCAGCCGCCGCACTGGGCCGCTTCGGCGCAACTGGGCCGCACGCAGCGCCTCAACGACGCCGCCGGGCGCTACATCGAGTTTTGCAAGAGCACCTTTGGCACCGATCTGACGCTGCGCGGGCTCAAAATCGTCGTCGATGCCGCGCACGGCGCCGCCTACCACATCGCGCCCAAGGTCTTTCACGAGCTCGGGGCCGAGGTGATCGAGATCGGCTGCCAGCCCGACGGCTTCAACATCAACCACGAGGTCGGGGCCACGCACCCGCAGGCGCTGGTGGCGGCGGTGGCGCAGCACCGCGCCGACCTCGGCATCGCCCTCGATGGCGACGCCGATCGCCTGCTGCTGGTCGATGCCCAAGGCCGGCTCTACAACGGCGACGAGCTGCTGTATCTGCTGGCCGACGACCGCCTTGGGCGCGATGAGGTGGTGCCGGGTGTGGTGGGCACGCTGATGACCAACATGGCGGTGGAGCTCGCCCTGCAAGCCAAGGGCGTGCCGCTGCGCCGCGCCGCGGTGGGCGACCGCTACGTGCTCGAAGAGCTGCAACGCCAGCGCTGGCAGCTCGGCGGCGAAGGCTCGGGGCACCTGCTGATTCTGGACAAGCAGACCACGGGCGATGGCATCGTGGCCGCTTTGCAGGTGTTGCAGGTGTGCGTGCGCAGCGGCCAGTCGCTGGCGCAGCTGCTGCAGGGCCTGACGCTGTTTCCGCAAACCCTGCTCAACGTGCGCCTGCAGCCCGGGCAAGACTGGCAAACCCATGCCGCCCTAGCGCGCACGCTGGCGCAGGCCGAAGCCGCGCTGCAGGGGCGGGGGCGGGTGTTGATACGCGCCAGCGGCACCGAGCCGCTGCTGCGCGTGATGGTCGAGGCGCGCGAAGCCGCGCTGGCGCAAGGCTGGGCCGAGCGCTTGGTGGCCAGCTTGGCCGAGAGCGCCTAG
- the folP gene encoding dihydropteroate synthase: MGILNLTPDSFSDGGLYLNPSAALRHAERLLSDGADVLDLGAESTRPGATPLPLEAELQRLLPLLRELRGWQVPLSIDTYKPEAMQACLDEGADIINDVWALRRTASSGPVGQPSGPSGPSAEEVLAQHPTCGVCLMHMHLEPQTMQSAPMSGDVLPQVADFLQQRALDLQARGVARARIVLDPGIGFGKTVAQNFALLARQSELLALGYPLLLGWSRKSSLGAVTGCAQAAERVPASVAAALLALERGARIVRVHDVAPTVQALKVWQAMREQAR, translated from the coding sequence ATGGGCATCCTCAACCTCACGCCCGATTCCTTCTCCGACGGCGGCCTGTACCTAAACCCCAGCGCCGCCCTGCGCCACGCCGAGCGCCTGCTCTCCGATGGGGCCGATGTGCTCGACCTCGGGGCCGAATCGACCCGGCCCGGCGCCACGCCGCTGCCGCTGGAGGCCGAGCTGCAGCGCCTGCTGCCGCTGCTGCGCGAGCTGCGCGGCTGGCAGGTGCCGCTGTCGATCGACACCTACAAACCCGAAGCCATGCAAGCCTGCCTCGACGAGGGGGCCGACATCATCAACGACGTCTGGGCGCTGCGCCGCACCGCCAGCTCCGGCCCAGTTGGCCAGCCGAGCGGCCCGAGCGGCCCGAGCGCCGAGGAGGTGCTGGCGCAGCACCCCACCTGCGGCGTCTGCCTGATGCACATGCACCTCGAGCCGCAAACCATGCAAAGCGCGCCCATGAGCGGCGACGTGCTGCCCCAAGTGGCCGATTTTTTGCAACAGCGCGCGCTCGATCTGCAGGCGCGCGGGGTGGCGCGCGCGCGCATCGTGCTCGACCCCGGCATTGGCTTTGGCAAAACGGTGGCGCAAAACTTTGCCCTGCTGGCGCGCCAGAGCGAGCTGCTGGCGCTGGGCTACCCGCTGCTGCTGGGGTGGTCGCGCAAATCGTCGCTGGGCGCCGTCACGGGCTGCGCGCAAGCGGCCGAGCGCGTGCCCGCCAGCGTGGCTGCGGCGCTGCTGGCGCTCGAGCGCGGGGCGCGCATCGTGCGCGTGCACGATGTGGCGCCCACGGTGCAGGCCCTCAAGGTTTGGCAGGCCATGCGCGAGCAGGCGCGATAA
- the ftsH gene encoding ATP-dependent zinc metalloprotease FtsH — translation MNNQWFAKVAVWMVVAMVLFTVFNQFQGAPTAGATPIAYSDFLDQVRASRIQSATIQEGANGTEITAVTTDGQRVRTQATFLDRGLIGDLIAHNVRFDVQPRQEASLLMTILVSWGPMLLLIGVWIYFMRQMQGGGRGGAFSFGKSKARMLDDSANTVTFADVAGCDEAKEEVKEVVDFLKDPARFQKLGGRIPRGLLLVGPPGTGKTLLAKSIAGEAKVPFFSISGSDFVEMFVGVGAARVRDMFDQAKKNSPCIIFIDEIDAVGRQRGAGLGGGNDEREQTLNQMLVEMDGFETNLGVIVIAATNRPDILDAALLRPGRFDRQVYVTLPDIRGREQILNVHMRKVPLGTDVSAAIIARGTPGMSGADLANLCNEAALMAARRNARMVDMQDFEKAKDKILMGPERKSMVMPEEERRNTAYHESGHALIGKLLPKCDPVHKVTIIPRGRALGVTMSLPEKDRYSFDKHYMLNQISMLFGGRIAEEVFMNQMTTGASNDFERATHIARDMVMRYGMSDELGPMVYAENEGEVFLGRSITKTTHISEETMRRVDAEVRRIIDEQYALARKLIEENADKMHAMAKALLEWETIDSEQIDDIMAGKPPRAPKDWTPRNPSVGGGGGGGSTAVKPEAAPTAA, via the coding sequence TTGAACAACCAGTGGTTTGCCAAAGTGGCGGTGTGGATGGTGGTGGCCATGGTGCTGTTCACCGTCTTCAACCAATTCCAGGGGGCACCCACGGCCGGGGCTACGCCCATCGCCTACTCCGACTTTCTGGATCAGGTGCGCGCCAGCCGCATCCAGAGCGCCACCATCCAAGAGGGCGCCAACGGCACCGAGATCACCGCCGTCACCACCGACGGGCAGCGCGTGCGCACCCAAGCCACCTTCCTCGACCGCGGCCTGATCGGTGACCTGATCGCCCACAACGTGCGCTTCGACGTGCAGCCGCGCCAAGAGGCCTCGCTGCTCATGACCATTCTGGTCAGCTGGGGCCCGATGCTCTTGCTCATCGGCGTCTGGATCTACTTCATGCGCCAGATGCAAGGCGGCGGCCGCGGCGGCGCCTTCAGCTTTGGCAAGAGCAAGGCGCGCATGCTCGACGACAGCGCCAACACCGTCACCTTTGCCGACGTGGCTGGCTGCGACGAGGCCAAAGAGGAAGTCAAAGAGGTGGTCGATTTCCTCAAAGACCCGGCGCGTTTCCAAAAACTGGGCGGGCGCATTCCGCGTGGGTTGCTGTTGGTCGGGCCGCCGGGCACCGGCAAGACGCTGCTGGCCAAGTCCATCGCCGGCGAGGCCAAGGTGCCGTTTTTCAGCATCTCGGGTTCCGACTTCGTCGAGATGTTCGTCGGCGTGGGCGCGGCCCGGGTGCGCGACATGTTCGATCAGGCCAAGAAAAACTCGCCTTGTATCATCTTCATCGACGAGATCGACGCCGTGGGGCGCCAGCGCGGTGCCGGCTTGGGCGGCGGCAACGACGAGCGCGAGCAGACCCTGAACCAGATGCTGGTCGAGATGGACGGCTTCGAGACCAACTTGGGCGTGATCGTGATCGCCGCCACCAACCGGCCCGACATTTTGGATGCCGCGCTGCTGCGCCCGGGTCGTTTTGACCGCCAAGTTTATGTCACGCTGCCCGACATTCGCGGCCGCGAGCAGATCCTCAACGTGCACATGCGCAAAGTGCCTTTGGGTACCGACGTCAGCGCGGCCATCATCGCCCGTGGCACCCCCGGCATGAGCGGCGCCGATCTGGCCAACCTGTGCAACGAGGCCGCGCTGATGGCGGCGCGGCGCAATGCGCGCATGGTCGATATGCAGGACTTCGAGAAGGCCAAGGACAAAATCCTCATGGGCCCCGAGCGCAAGAGCATGGTCATGCCCGAGGAAGAGCGGCGCAACACCGCCTACCACGAGTCCGGCCACGCCCTGATCGGCAAGCTGCTGCCCAAGTGCGACCCGGTGCACAAGGTCACCATCATCCCGCGCGGCCGCGCCTTGGGCGTGACCATGAGCCTGCCCGAAAAGGACCGCTACAGCTTCGACAAGCACTACATGCTGAATCAGATCAGCATGCTGTTTGGCGGCCGCATCGCCGAAGAGGTGTTCATGAACCAGATGACCACCGGGGCCAGCAACGACTTCGAGCGCGCCACCCACATCGCGCGCGACATGGTGATGCGCTACGGCATGAGCGACGAGCTCGGGCCCATGGTCTATGCCGAAAACGAGGGCGAGGTGTTCTTGGGCCGCTCGATCACCAAGACCACCCACATCAGTGAAGAGACCATGCGCCGCGTCGATGCCGAGGTGCGCCGCATCATCGACGAGCAGTACGCGCTGGCACGCAAGCTGATTGAAGAAAACGCCGACAAAATGCACGCCATGGCCAAGGCGCTGCTCGAGTGGGAGACCATCGACAGCGAGCAGATCGACGACATCATGGCCGGCAAACCGCCGCGCGCGCCCAAAGACTGGACGCCGCGCAACCCCAGCGTGGGCGGTGGCGGTGGCGGCGGCTCGACTGCGGTCAAACCCGAGGCGGCACCCACCGCAGCGTGA